One genomic segment of Bombus vancouverensis nearcticus chromosome 11, iyBomVanc1_principal, whole genome shotgun sequence includes these proteins:
- the PAN2 gene encoding PAN2-PAN3 deadenylation complex catalytic subunit PAN2 isoform X3 has product MEYSVLGHYNPSIQATADSGVNEQQLLWEEPNYVLTGDEYVPATEQFGEEFAGAEFHETRTVLADGGDRFGVSTVTFDNVEELMWMGNQGGHVTSYYGPGLQKYTSFQVHATQEIRHIHPLDEGILILTQSLLRCQLRRGIPIFSHMSPNMIDMQCMLQISPTGLLMGGHQEKIINFDLTRGKETGLVHVGENGCAILRQHSRLICCGNPAGRIDLRDPNTLSIEHTFDTHSGSLSDFDVQGNYLVTCGFSNCRQGLTVDRFLMAYDLRQMRALSPVATLVCPLLLKFLPSYSSRLAVVAPSGQMQLLDTIYANVQPSVTCLYQVANSGAILSFDVSSTSQCLCFGDSAGSIHLMSTNTSEPQFNTFSRPTEFADPVEPLPHISFNDDITPLSSIPMYYTGQPLLSDWPEEFLRNVYRRTPPIDPEILRTMKMQGTIGYAPNPQTFRRNQIPYNLEKRRGVVAKLFGGDSRSKTDDGTFVAIPKRYRKIELKYSRLGYDEFDFDQYNHTNFCGLEATLPNSYCNAMLQLLYYCEPVRIALLSHSCQREFCLSCELGFLFHMLDTSRGLPCQAANFLRAFRTVPEAAALGLILSDLHPEAKRKTNLMRLIQSWNRFILHQIHYEVLETKKRQLEEEEAARLKSGPKCPPFVYNEQDFPSILQDIGSRYRSHAEERKKRKKQEEDDKNSKKSIEENEVRDEETEISRLFGSEQMHIHRCLKCGQEATKHSIMLLCNLVYPELTHPSEEVPFTNVLIRSLRPEKITPAWCDNCQKFTPTLQSRQLTKLPQILALNCGLDTQQDKAFWQAQMDIVVQKVLNGKESSPSSSPVPITAKPCRYGNNCTRIGCRFRHIGRDPENIQTPPVTPPITTSTPQSVTTPPSHLYYSHSWIPHDIEISLDSNCELFVEKISTPKSDSNESSKTVNEVIVENGQGDNRIQESEISGEEEKVVKNHVNAVRNDDVEKGNKSDENLDKISKIRYSLSAVVCYIDDKSNEDKRNIVALLRVGPNYHERSAGSAVSQWYIFNDFCISAVTPQEAVWFNLDWKVPCVLHYTAVPAPEPAPFVSPLTYDVFGEDKCIARSGGTRGITFTPLTSDEMPKTGELVGIDAEFVTLNQEESELRSDGKMSTIKPSHMSVARITCIRGQGPLEGTPFIDDYISTQEQVVDYLTKFSGIQPGDLDANFSSKHLTTLKSTYQKLRFLVDNGIMFVGHGLKNDFRVINLVVPPEQVVDTVLLFHLPRHRMVSLRFLTWHFLGKKIQSETHDSTEDARAALELYRKYKELENSGKLAESLKELYNVGNQLQWKVRMIDYLKYP; this is encoded by the exons ATGGAATACTCAGTTTTGGGTCACTACAACCCGTCCATACAGGCCACGGCCGATAGCGGTGTTAACGAACAACAACTCCTTT GGGAAGAACCAAATTATGTTTTAACTGGTGATGAGTATGTACCTGCAACAGAGCAATTTGGAGAAGAATTTGCCGGGGCTGAATTCCATGAAACTCGTACTGTACTTGCTGATGGGGGGGATAGATTTGGAGTTTCCACTGTCACCTTTGACAATGTCGAAGAGCTCATGTGGATGGGAAATCAAGGG GGTCATGTGACGTCTTATTATGGGCCTGGTTTACAAAAGTACACCTCGTTTCAAGTTCATGCCACTCAAGAAATTCGGCATATTCATCCATTAGATGAAGGAATTTTAATTCTGACACAGAGTTTACTACGATGTCAGTTGAGACGTGGCATACCAATATTTTCGCACAT GTCACCAAATATGATAGACATGCAATGCATGCTTCAAATTTCACCAACAGGATTACTTATGGGGGGTCATCAGGAAAAAATTATCAATTTTGATCTAACAAGAGGGAAAGAGACTGGATTA GTACATGTAGGAGAAAATGGTTGTGCAATTTTAAGGCAGCATAGCAGACTTATATGCTGTGGCAATCCTGCTGGACGAATCGATCTCAGGGATCCAAATACATTATCAATAGAACATACTTTTGATACTCACAGTGGTTCTCTCAGTGACTTTGATGTTCAAGGAAATTACCTTGTTACTTGTGGTTTCAGTAACTG TCGTCAGGGTTTGACAGTAGATAGATTCTTAATGGCATATGACTTGAGACAAATGAGAGCATTAAGCCCAGTTGCAACTTTGGTGTGCCCTCTTCTATTGAAGTTCCTACCCAGCTATTCCAGTCGTTTAGCTGTTGTAGCACCATCGGGACAAATGCAACTTCTTGACACTATCTATGCTAATGTACAGCCATCTGTGACATGCTTGTATCAG GTTGCAAATAGTGGAGCAATATTATCCTTTGATGTATCTTCTACATCTCAGTGTCTGTGCTTTGGAGATTCGGCAGGTTCTATACATCTTATGTCTACAAATACATCCGAGCCCCAGTTTAATACATTTTCTCG ACCAACTGAATTTGCTGATCCAGTTGAGCCACTTCCACATATATCATTCAATGATGATATTACACCACTAAGTTCAATACCAATGTATTATACTGGACAGCCATTATTGAGCGATTGGCCAGAGGAATTTTTGAGAAATGTTTATAG AAGAACACCACCGATTGATCCTGAAATATTGCGTACAATGAAGATGCAAGGAACTATAGGTTATGCTCCAAATCCCCAGACGTTTCGCAGAAATCAA ATACCTTACAATTTGGAAAAACGTCGGGGAGTAGTCGCAAAGCTTTTCGGTGGCGATTCACGATCAAAAACAGATGACGGTACCTTTGTGGCCATACCTAAACGTTATCGCAAAATCGAGTTGAAATATTCACGTCTCGGTTACGATGAATTCGATTTTGATCAGTATAATCACACCAACTTCTGCGGTCTCGAAGCAACTCTTCCTAACAGCTATTGTAACGCTATGTTGCAG TTACTTTATTATTGCGAACCTGTAAGAATAGCCCTGCTCTCTCACTCGTGCCAAAGAGAATTCTGCCTATCCTGTGAGCTAGGATTCTTGTTTCACATGTTAGACACGTCCCGAGGACTGCCTTGTCAGGCAGCCAATTTCCTACGAGCTTTCAGAACGGTTCCCGAAGCAGCAGCTTTGGGACTTATACTCAGCGATCTCCACCCGGAAGCCAAAAGGAAAACGAATTTGATGCGATTGATACAG AGTTGGAACAGGTTTATATTACATCAGATCCATTACGAAGTTCTGGAAACAAAGAAACGGCAACTGGAGGAAGAGGAAGCTGCTCGGCTTAAATCAGGACCAAAATGTCCTCCATTCGTTTATAACGAACAGGATTTCCCTAGCATTTTGCAGGACATTGGCTCCCGATATAGAAGCCACgcagaagaaaggaagaaaaggaaaaaacagGAGGAGGATG ACAAAAACAGCAAAAAATCTATCGAGGAGAACGAAGTACGAGATGAAGAGACAGAGATCAGTCGTCTGTTTGGATCCGAACAAATGCATATACACCGCTGTCTCAAATGTGGGCAAGAAGCTACGAAACATTCCATCATGTTGCTATGTAACTTAGTTTATCCGGAATTAACGCATCCTT CCGAAGAAGTTCCATTTACGAATGTTCTTATCCGTAGTTTAAGACCCGAGAAAATTACACCTGCATGGTGTGACAATTGTCAGAAGTTTACACCCACACTCCAGTCTCGACAACTGACTAAACTACCTCAAATATTAGCTCTGAATTGTGGTTTAGATACACAGCAG GATAAAGCATTCTGGCAAGCGCAAATGGACATAGTCGTTCAAAAAGTATTAAATGGCAAAGAAAGTAGTCCATCTTCGAGTCCTGTCCCCATTACTGCAAAACCATGTCGATATGGCAACAATTGTACTCGTATTGGCTGTAGGTTCAGACACATTGGCAGAGATCCAG aaaatatacaAACGCCACCAGTTACTCCACCCATAACAACTTCAACACCGCAATCGGTCACAACACCGCCTAGTCATTTATACTATTCTCATTCGTGGATTCCACACGATATAGAGATCTCTTTGGATAGCAATTGTGAATTATTCGTAGAAAAAATTAGCACTCCAAAGAGCGACTCTAACGAAAGTAGTAAAACAGTCAATGAGGTCATAGTAGAAAATGGTCAAGGGGATAATAGGATACAAGAATCTGAGATCTccggagaagaagagaaagtgGTTAAAAATCATGTTAACGCAGTACGAAATGACGATGTGGAGAAAGGAAACAAATCTGATGAAAATTTGGATAAGATAAGCAAAATTCGGTATAGTCTTAGTGCTGTGGTTTGCTACATCGATGATAAGAGTAATGAAGATAAGAGGAATATCGTTGCGCTATTGCGAGTTGGACCAAATTATCATGAACGATCGGCTGGCAGTGCGGTGTCGCAGTGGTACATTTTTAACGATTTTTG TATATCCGCAGTGACACCGCAAGAAGCGGTATGGTTCAATCTTGATTGGAAGGTTCCATGTGTCCTTCATTATACTGCTGTACCTGCACCTGAACCAGCACCATTTGTCAGTCCGCTTACCTATGATGTATTTGGTGAAGATAAATGTATCGCTCGCAGTGGAGGGACAAGGGGTATCACGTTTACCCCATTGACGTCCGACGAAATGCCTAAAACAG GTGAACTAGTTGGAATTGACGCTGAATTTGTAACGTTGAATCAGGAAGAATCTGAACTTCGTAGCGATGGAAAAATGTCCACTATAAAACCAAGTCACATGTCTGTTGCACGTATAACTTGTATACGTGG CCAAGGTCCCCTAGAAGGAACTCCCTTTATAGACGATTACATAAGCACTCAAGAACAGGTAGTAGATTACCTGACAAAATTCAGTGGGATTCAACCAGGTGATTTGGACGCAAACTTTAGTAGCAAGCACTTAACAACTCTAAAATCAACGTACCAAAAACTACGATTTCTCGTTGATAATGGGATCATGTTCGTTGGTCATGGCCTGAAGAATGATTTTAG AGTGATAAATTTAGTCGTTCCACCGGAGCAGGTCGTAGACACAGTATTGCTGTTTCATTTACCTCGTCATCGTATGGTATCGCTGCGTTTTCTTACGTGGCACTTTTTGGGTAAGAAGATTCAGTCGGAAACACACGACTCTACTGAAGATGCCAGGGCTGCTCTCGAGTTGTATCGTAAATACAAGGAATTAGAGAATTCTGGAAAGCTGGCGGAATCGTTAAAGGAGCTTTACAACGTTGGCAACCAACTACAATGGAAAGTAAGGATGATCGATTACTTAAAATACCCATAg